In Procambarus clarkii isolate CNS0578487 chromosome 60, FALCON_Pclarkii_2.0, whole genome shotgun sequence, one genomic interval encodes:
- the LOC123766729 gene encoding uncharacterized protein has translation MKLLLATVVVSVVLGTTSATPDPAPHSYQRGRSSHHRGGYHSTGGFSGHGGHHGSQFGRPGSHGSQFGGYGSVGGFGSHGGVGGFGSHGGVSGLGNHGGVGGFGSHGGVGGFGSHGGVSGFGSHGSVGGLGNPGGVGGFGSHGSLGGLGNPGSVGGFGSHGGVSGLGNPGGVGGFGNHGGVGGLGNHGGVGGFGSQGGQLVSQGGSHSGGQGSIIPIDSIRSHKPQG, from the exons ATGA AGTTGCTTCTGGCGACGGTTGTCGTCAGTGTCGTGCTGGGGACGACCTCTGCAACACCTGACCCAGCGCCCCACTCCTATCAACGAGGACGGAGTTCTCATCACCGGGGAGGATATCACAGTACTGGCGGATTCAGTGGTCACGGGGGTCATCATGGCAGCCAGTTTGGTAGACCAGGAAGTCATGGCAGCCAGTTTGGTGGCTATGGAAGTGTCGGTGGCTTTGGCAGtcatggtggtgtgggtggctttGGCAGTCATGGTGGTGTGAGTGGCCTTGGCAATCATGGTGGTGTCGGTGGCTTTGGCAGtcatggtggtgtgggtggctttGGCAGTCATGGTGGTGTGAGTGGCTTTGGTAGtcatggtagtgtgggtggccttGGTAATCCTGGAGGTGTTGGAGGCTTTGGCAGTCATGGTAGTTTGGGTGGTCTTGGTAATCCTGGAAGTGTCGGTGGCTTTGGCAGTCATGGTGGTGTGAGTGGCCTTGGTAATCCTGGTGGCGTTGGTGGCTTTGGCAatcatggtggtgttggtggccttGGCAATCATGGTGGTGTCGGTGGCTTTGGCAGTCAAGGTGGCCAGTTGGTTAGCCAAGGCGGGAGCCATTCTGGAGGACAAGGAAGCATTATTCCTATTGATTCAATCCGTAGTCACAAGCCACAGGGATGA
- the LOC123766728 gene encoding translation initiation factor IF-2 — protein sequence MKVSWVTAVWCAMLGLALSSPVPQPDPQGFFPGQGFFPGRGCRTRRRCNFRSGFGDGFGNTFGGFEDYLFGIGFGGPGFGIFDQGLRRPFGTGLGRPFADVGAGRRGTGVGLGVGQRGRPTGASRPFANGVGLNLGQRGRPTIVGRPGAGRPGVGVGRPGVGVGRPGASHGRPGAGVGRPSASVGRPSASVGVGGRGGGGAGIGGGGGHRG from the coding sequence TCGTGGGTGACTGCTGTCTGGTGCGCCATGTTGGGCTTGGCCCTGTCCAGCCCCGTACCTCAGCCAGACCCTCAAGGATTCTTCCCTGGCCAAGGATTCTTCCCTGGACGAGGCTGTCGAACTCGACGTCGTTGTAACTTTCGTAGTGGCTTTGGAGATGGCTTCGGTAATACCTTCGGTGGGTTTGAAGATTATCTCTTTGGAATTGGTTTTGGCGGTCCTGGCTTTGGTATATTTGACCAGGGCTTACGACGGCCCTTTGGTACTGGTCTGGGACGGCCCTTTGCTGATGTCGGTGCTGGACGACGTGGAACTGGTGTAGGTTTGGGTGTTGGGCAACGTGGTAGGCCTACTGGTGCGAGTCGACCTTTTGCTAATGGTGTGGGTCTCAATCTTGGGCAACGAGGTAGGCCCACTATTGTGGGACGACCAGGTGCAGGACGACCAGGTGTTGGTGTGGGACGACCAGGTGTTGGTGTGGGACGACCAGGTGCTAGTCATGGACGACCAGGTGCTGGTGTGGGACGACCAAGTGCAAGTGTGGGACGACCAAGTGCAAGTGTGGGAGTCGGAGGTCGTGGCGGAGGTGGTGCGGGcattggtggtggcggaggtcaccGTGGCTAG